TGCCACAGGCCCTTCTCCAGCCCGGCACCGAGGCCACCCGCGATCACGATGGCGATGGCGGCGGCTGCCAGGAGGTGGAGCTCGGGCCCCTGCAGGTTGAGGTACCACGCCACCACGGCACCGAAGGTGACCAGCTCGCCGTGGGCGAAGTTGATCAGCCCGCTGGTACCGAAGATCAGCGAGAGGCCGATTGACGCCATGGCGATGATGAGGCCGAGACGCAGCCCGGTGAGGGCGGCCTGGGCGATGCGGTCGAGGGTGGCGGTGCCGGTGCGGGCACCCTCCCCGAACTGGAAGATGGCGGTCGTCTCGCGGCCGGTGCGCACGTTGCGCTCGACGGAGTCGCGCTCGGGGTCGCGGAGGGTGACATCGTCGGGGAGGGTCTCCTGGTCGAGCGTCACGACGTAGCGGCCGCCCCCGGGGAGCTCGATGCTCCACGAACCGTCGTCGGCGGTGGTCGCGGCACCCACCTCGTTGCCGTCGAGGTCGCTGACGGTGATGTCGACGCCGGCGATGGGCTCGTCGTCGCCGGAGCGCAGGGTACCCCCGACCGAGGTGACCTCATCGACGTCGGTGTCGTCACCGTCGGTGTCGGCCTGCGGCGCTTCTCCCACGTCGGTCTCGGCCGGGTCGCCTGGGGCCTCCTCCTGGGCATGCGAGGGGGCGGCCACGAGGAGGAGCACCGACAGCGCAGCGAGGAGGAGGGGAGGGAGGAGGCGTGGCGCAGACAAGCGGGCGCAGTGTAGTGGTGGGTCGGGGCTTGGGCCCACCGGTGCCACGAGGCATCATCACGGCGTGCCCACCGACGTCACCGAGCGGATCGACGCCCTCCGGGACCGCCTGCGCGAGCTCGACCGCGTGGTGGTGGCCTTCAGCGGGGGGGCCGACTCGTCCCTGCTCGCCTGGGTGGCAAACGACACCCTCGGCCCGCACCGGGTTCATTCGGTCACGGCGGTCTCACCCTCGCTCGCACCGGAGGAGGAGGGCGACTGCGCCCAGCTCGCCCGTGAGTGGGGCCTGCGCTGGACCCCCGTCGAGACCGACGAGCTGGCCAACCCCGCCTACGCCGCCAACGACGGGGAGCGCTGCTACCACTGCAAGGCCGAGCTGATGGCCGTGGCCGGGCCCATCGCCGACGACGAGGGTGCCACCGTGGTCCTCGGCGTCAACGTCGACGATCTCGGCGACCACCGGCCGGGGCAGCTGGCAGCCGCCGAGCGCGGCGCCGCGTTCCCGCTGGTCGACGCCGGGTTCACGAAGGCCGACGTCCGGGCCGCCTCGCGCGACCTCGGCCTGCGGACGTGGGACAAGCCGGCTGCCGCCTGCCTGGCGTCCCGCGTCCCCTACGGCACCGCCGTCACGATCGGCGTGCTGGCGGAGGTGGCGGCGGCCGAGTCGGCGCTGCGCAGCCTGGGGTTCCTCCAGCTCCGGGTCCGCCACTACGGCGACCTCGCCCGCCTCGAGCTCCCGCTCGACGAGCTCGACGCGGTGCTCGCCCGCCGGGTCGAGGTGGTCGACGCCGTCCGGTCGGCGGGCTACCGCTACGTGACCCTCGATCTCGAGGGATTCCGCTCCGGCAACCTCAACGCCACGATCGGTGGTCCGACGCGATAAATTGGTTACCACGTGCGCGACCCCTCGGTCGTCGCCGAGTCCCTCGAGTCCAGCTGGAGCACCCATGACGGCCACCACCGGTCCCACCACGCCCGACAGCGCTCCCATCGACAAGGAGGCGCTCCGGCAGAAGTACCTCCACGAGCGCGACAAGCGCCTGCGGCCCGACGGCAACGACCAGTACCTGCGCATCACCGGCCAGCTGGCCCACTACCTCGACGACCCCTACACGCCCGTGGCCGAGCGTGCACCGCTGACGGACCACGTGACGGTTGCGTTCATCGGTGGCGGTTTCGCCGGCCTGGTGACCGGCGCCCGGCTGAAGGAGGCGGGGGTCGACGACGTCCGCATCATCGAGAAGGGTGGTGACTTCGGGGGGACGTGGTACTGGAACCGCTACCCGGGGGCACAGTGCGACACGGCGTCGTTCGTGTACATGCCGCTGCTCGAGGAGACGGGCCACATGCCGTCGGAGAAGTACGCCCGCGCCCCGGAGATCCTCGAGCACTGCCAGCGCATCGGCAAGCACTACCGGCTCTACGACGACGCCCTGTTCCACACCGAGGTCGAGGACCTCGAGTGGCAGGAGGCGTCGTCGCGGTGGCTCATCCGCACCAATCGGGGCGACGCCTTCACCGCCCAGTTCCTCGCCATGGGCACCGGGCCGCTGCACGTCCCCAAGCTCCCGGGCATCGCTGGGATCGCAACCTTCGGGGGTCATTCGTTCCACACCAGCCGCTGGGACTACGACTACACCGGGGGCGACCCGCACGGCGCCCCGATGGAGCGGTTGGCCGACAAGCGGGTGGCCATCATCGGGACGGGGGCGACGTCGATCCAGTGCGTGCCCCACCTGGCCCGGGCCTGCGCGGAGCTCCACGTCTTCCAGCGGACCCCGTCGTCGGTCGACGTCCGCGACAACCGGCCGACCGACCCGGAGTGGTTCGCCGAGATCGCCACGCCCGGCTGGCAGCAGCGCTGGCTCGAGAACTTCACCGCCAACCAGACCGGCGGCCTCGTCGAGGACGACCTGGTCATGGATGGCTGGACCGACCTGGCGCGGCGGATCCGCGAGAGGATCATGGCGCTGCCCCCCGAGGACATGACCCCCGAGAAGATGATCGCCGCCTTCGAGGACTCCGACTTCGAGAAGATGGAGGAGATCCGGTCCCGGGTGGAGTCGATCGTCGAGGACCCAGAGACCGCCGAGAACCTCAAGGCGTGGTACCGCCAGCTGTGCAAGCGGCCCTGCTTCCACGACGAGTACCTCCAGGCCTTCAACGAGCCCGGCACCCACCTCGTCGACACCGACGGCAAGGGCGTCGAGAGGATCACCGAGCGGGGGGTGGTCGCCGCCGGCCGGGAGTACGAGGTCGACTGCATCATCTACGCCTCCGGCTTCGAGGTCGGCACCGAGTACACCCGCCGGGCGGGCTACGACCTGACCGGCCGCGACGGGGTGAAGCTCTCCGAGCACTGGGCCGACGGCATGCGCACCAAGCACGGCATCCACGTGCACGGCTTCCCCAACGCCTTCATCGTCCAGCCGACCCAGGGCGCCAACCTCATCTCCAACATCCCCCACAACCTCACGGAGTCGGGCCGGACGATCGCCACGGTCGTCAAGCAAGCCCTCGACCACGGCTTCGACGAGGTCGAGGTGACCGAGGAGGCCGAGCAGGCCTGGATCGACCTCCTGCTCACCGGCGGCGGACGGATGCTGGGCTCGCCAGACTGCACCCCCGGCTACTACAACAACGAGGGCCAGGACCCCGGCCCCGCCGCCAAGCTCAACGTCGGCTACCCGCAGGGCGCCATGGCGTTCTTCCGCTACATCGACGAGTGGCGCTCGTCCGGCGACTTCGAGGGCCTCGCCTTCCGCTGAGCCAGTCGCTACCGGTGCTCGAGCTCCACCGGGGTCCAGAACGGGAACGACAGGTGGGCGGCGCCGAGGTGGTCGACGATGCGCCCACGCTCGCGGAGCCCCATCAGGCACGGCGCCACGACCTCGGGTCCCCCGGCCAGGGCCGCGTAGTCGGCGACGGTGACGAGCAGCGGGCCGGCGTCGACGTCGCCGTCGCGGACCAGCGCCTCCACCTCGAGCGTCGGGCGGCAGGGGTTGGACGTGTCGACGGCGTAGCAGTGGTACACCACGCCCTCGAAGACCGACACGGCCCTGATGATCACCGGGACGTGGAGGTGCGGACCGGGGCCATGTCGGCCAGCATGGCCAGCGATGGACCAGCCCGCCAACCATGCCGCCAACCACCAGCCCGAGGACGCCGAGCTGCGCGTGGCGACGCTGGAGCTGGCACTGGGTGTCGAATCGGCGCTGCCGGGTTGGGTGGTCCGGTCGGTCGGGGAGCTCCATCGGGCGTGGGCGGGGGAGGTCCCCGCCGAAGTCAGCCAAGCGGCTGAGGTGGCCGGGCGGCGAGCCGCCGACGAGGTCGGCGCGGAGCTGCGGCGGATGGCCGACGCCGGCCCCGACGAGCAGCCGACGACGCCGCTCGGCGTGATCCGTGACGCCGTCCGCTTCCCGACGGCGGTCCTGCGGGAGGCGGGGGTCCCCGGTGTGGTGCGGGACGCCTTCGACGAGCGCCACTTCCCTCACGACCAATACGGGCTCACCCCCCGAACCTTCGCCGACGTCGACCCGGCGCTGCACGAGCCCGGTCTGCGCTGGGGGGCGGCGAGAGCCCGCTCCCACCTCGCCCGCCACGGACACAAGCGCACCCTCGGGCAGGGCTGAGGGTTGCGGGCCGTGGCATACGTCCCGGACCTGATGGACCGCTCGCGCGTGCTGGACGCCCATCCGGGCGTCGAGGCGGCTGGTGACGTGGCCGGCCTCGTGGCGATGGCCGAGGGGGCCGACGTGGTGGTGGTGGACCTCGCCCGGCCCGGCGTGCTGGAGGCCCTGCCGGCGGTCGTGGCTGCCGCCGGTCGGGTGGTCGGCTTCGCCAGTCACGTCGACGTCGGCCTCCTCGAGGCCGCGTCCGCGACCGGGTGTGACGCCCTCCCGAGGTCACGCTTCTTCCGCGATCTCGACGAGGTGCTCCGCCCCGGGTGACGGACCGACCGGGCGGTCAGCCCAGGCCGCGTTCCCAGCCGGCGTCGGTGATCGGGCGTGGCTCGAAGAAGAGGCAGCCCTCGGGGCAGGCGAAGGGCATCTCCTCGTTGGCGTCGAGGCGGCAGCGCTGCAGCACGTCGCCGCCCGTCGTCGAACGGGTCGAGTAGTGGCGGCAGTCGCGGCGCACGGCCATGGTGCCCATTGTGGTGCACCGTCGGTGACCGCACCCTCACGGTGCGGTCTAGCCTCGTCCGGTGGGCGAGCGGCTGGTGGTGATCGGTGGCGATGCCGGCGGCATGGCCGCGGCGTCGCAGGCCCGCCGCCTCCGCGGCGACCTCGACATCGTGGCGCTCGAGCGTGGCCCCCACACGAGCTACTCGGCCTGTGGCATCCCCTACCTCGTCGGGGGCGAGGTGGGCGCCGTCGCGGACCTGGTGGTGCGCACCCCGCAAGAGCACCGCGACCGCTCCCGGATCGACGTCCGCACGCGGCACGAGGCGGTGGGCATCGACCTTGGCTCCCGGCGGGTGGAGGTCCGCGACCTCGAGCGCGGCAGGACCTTCAGCCTCGGCTTCGACCACCTGATGCTCGGTCTCGGCGCCCGCCCCCGCCGGCCACCGCTGCCCGGGATCGACGGGCACTCCGTGCACGGCGTCCAGACGCTGGCCGACGCCACCGCCTTGCTGTCGTACGCCGAGCGGACGCCGTGCCAGGACGTGGTGGTGGTGGGCGGCGGCTACATCGGCCTCGAGATGGCCGAGGCGTTCGCCCGGCGGGGGAGCGCGGTGGTCGTGGTCGAGCGAGGCCCCCAGGTCATGGGCACCCTCGACCCCGACATGGGGGCGCTGGTGAGCGCGGCCATGCGGAGCCACGGCATCGAGGTGCGCTGCGGCACGATCGTCGAGGCCTTCGAGGACGGTGTCGTCCACACCGGTGCCGGCGACCTGCCGGCTGACCTGGTGATCCTCGGCATGGGGGTGGAGCCCAACGTCGAGCTCGCGGCCGACGCCGGGGTGGCGCTCGGTGACAGCGGCGCCATCGCCGTCGACCGCCGTCAGCGGACCAGTGCCGAGGGCGTGTGGGCGGCCGGTGACTGCTGCGAGGTGCGACACCTCGTCTCCGGGCGCAGCACGCACGTGGCCCTCGGCACCGTCGCCAACAAGGCGGCCCGGGTCGCCGGCACCAACATCGGCGGCGGGTACGCCACCTTCGACGGGGTCGTCGGCACCGCTGCGGTCCAGGTCTGCGCCACCGAGGTGGCCCGCACGGGCCTGACCGAGGCGGAGGCCACCCGCGACGGGTTCGAGCACCATGCCGTCACCGTCGACAGCACCACCAGCGCCGGCTACCTGCCCGGCGCGTCCCCCATCACCGTGAAGCTCGTCGCCGAGCAGGGCAGCGGACGGCTCCTCGGCGCCCAGATCGTGGGCAAGAGCGGGGCGGCCAAGCGCATCGACGTGGTGGCCACCGCCCTCCACGCGCGGATGACCGTCGAGGCGATGACGCAGCTCGACCTGGCGTACGCGCCGCCGTTCTCCCCTGTGTGGGATCCCGTGCTGATCGCCGCCAGGAAGGCAGCCCAGGCGGTGGCGGAGGCGTCGTCGTCGTGACCCCTACCGGCGACCCCGGCGACGGCGGCGAGGGAGCGCTGAGCGGTCGCGAGGCGGTCGTCGCCGACCGGTCGCTGCGCGGTCGGGCGCTGTGCCGGGCGCTTGCCACCGAGACCGACCGGTGGGTGGTGGGCCTCTTCGAGTCGGCCTGCGGCGGCGACCCTGACGGCCTCGCCCTCGTGGCCGTGGGCGGTTACGGACGTGGGGAGCTGGCGCCGGGTAGCGACCTCGACCTATGGCTGCTCGACACCGGGCGGTCCGACGTCGCCGAGGTGGCCGAGCGCCTCTGGTACCCGATCTGGGACGCCGGCGTGAAGCTCGGACATGCCGTGCGCAGCCCACGCCACGCGCTGGCGCTGGCCGGGGAAGACCTCGAGACGGCCACCGCATCGCTCTCCGTGCGGCACCTCGCTGGCGAGGTCGCCACCTCGACCGGACTGGCCGAGCGGGCGCTGGCGCAGTGGCGGACCCACGGCTCGCGGTGGTTGGCCCGCCTCGCTGACCGGGTCGACGAGCGCCATCTGGCTGCCGGGGAGGTCGCGTTCCTGCTCGAGCCGGACATCAAGGACGGGCGGGGCGGGTTGCGCGACGTCCACGCCCTGGTGTGGGCCGAGGCGGCGCGCCGGGTGCTGCTGGAGGGCGACGCCGGTGCGGTGGGCGCCGCCGAGGCGCTGCTCCTCGACGTGCGTGTGGAGCTGCACCGCCTGACGGGCCGCCCGAGCGACGTGCTCCTACTGGAGCGACAGGACGACGTGGCGCGGGCACTCGACCTCGGTGACGCCGATGCCCTGATGTCGCAGGTGGCTGCGGCCGCCCGGGTGGTGGCGTGGCGGTCCGACGAGACGTGGGCCCGCCTCCGCTCGGCCGTCACCGGACCCTCCGGTCGGGCCGTCCGTCGCGAGCGGCATGCCGGACCGGGCGTGGTCGTCCGGGAGGGCAGCGCGCACATCACCCACGAGGCCGACGTGGCCGGGGACGCGTCGCTGGCCCTGCGCGTGGGGGCTGCGGCCGCGGCCCACGGCGCTCGAATCGACCGCACCACGCTCGACCGGCTCGCGGGACAGGCCCCCGTGCTCACGGAGCGGTGGCCCGACGCGGCTCGCCTCGCCCTCGTCGAGCTCCTCGGCACCGGTCGTGCGGCCATCGGGGTGCTCGAGGCGCTCGACCAGCGCCGCATCCTCGAGCGGGTCCTCCCCGAGTGGGAGCCCACGCGCTCGAAGTCCCAGCGCAACGCCCTCCACCGCTTCACCGTCGACCGCCACCTGTGCGAGGCCGCCGCCAACGCCGCCCGCCTGGTGTCCACCGTCCGGCGCCCGGACCTGTTGCTCGTCGGCGCCTGGCTGCACGACCTGGGCAAGGGCTGGCCCGGGGACCACACCGTGGTCGGCATGGAGCTCATGGGCACCATCGCGGATCGCATGGGCTTCCCGCCGGCCGACGTCGACGTCCTCGTCGCCTTGGTGCGACACCACCTCCTGCTCCCCGACGTCGCCACCCGGCGCGACCTCAGCGACGACGACGTGATCGTCGCCGTCGCCGACGCTGTCGGCTCCCTCGAGGTCCTGGAGCTGCTCGCCGCCCTCACCGAGGCCGATGCGCTGGCGACGGGGCCCTCGGCGTGGGGGCCGTGGAAGGCCGAGCTGGTCGGCGAGCTGGTGGACCGCACCGCCCACGTGCTGCGGGGCGGGGTCGCCGCCGAGCGCATCGGGGAGGGCTTCCCCCCACCGGAGGTCGCCGAGCTGATGAAGGCCGGGGCCACCGTGGTGCAGGGCGTCGACCTCGTCCTCACGGTGGTCGCACCTGACCGTCCCGGCACCCTCAGCCGGGTGGCGGGGGCGCTCTCGCTCGGCGGGGTGGGGGTGCTTGCCGCCGACGCCGCCTCCGACGACGCCGGGATGGCGGCGTCGAGGTTCCGCGTGTCCCCGCCCCCGCAGGGGATCGACTGGGACGCGCTCACCCGCGACGTCGAATTGGCGCTCCAAGGCCGGATCGCCCTCGAAGCCCGAATGGCTGAGCGGCTGCGCACCGCCCGCCGGCCTGCCCGCGGTGCGTCCCTGCTCGGTGCACCGACGGTGCGCATCGACAACACGGCCTCGGGCACGTCGACGGTCGTGGAGGTCCGTGCGCCCGACGCCATCGGTCGCCTGTACCGGATCACGAGGGCGCTGGCGGACCTGGACCTCGACATCCGCACCGCCCGCATCTCCACCCTCGGTGACGAGGCGGTCGACACCTTCTACGTCCGCACCGCCACGGGGTCGAAGGTCGTGGACCGCGACCACCTCCGAGAGCTCGAGCGCGCCGTGCTCCACCAGGTCTCGCTGTAGTCGGGCGGGCGCCTCGGTACCCTCCAGGGTGTGGACGAGCGGCCGGTCTCGCATCGGGATCTCCTGCGGTGGAGCGAGGCGCTCGCCGGGATCGCCCGCACCGGCCTCGGCTTCACCGACAACCTCTACGAGCGTGAGCGCTTCGAGGAGGTCCTGAAGGTCGCGGCCGACATGCGCACCCGCGCCGCCGGCTCCGGTGACCCTGCCGATCTGATCGCCGAGTGGATGAAGCTCGTGGGCAAGGGTGTCGCGGGCTACGTGACGCCAAAGACCGCTGTGGGGGCCGTCGTCGGCAACGACGACGGTGAGATCCTGCTCGTGCAGCGCGCCGACTCGGGGGTGTGGCTCTACCCCACCGGATGGGCCGACGTCGGGTACTCGGCCGCCGAGGTGGCGATGAAGGAGGTCGAGGAGGAGACGGGGATCGAGTGCGTCCCCGAGCGCCTGATCGCCGTGCTCGACGGGTTGCGCCTCGGCTTCACCCGCATCCCCCTCTACTCGCTGGTGTTCCACTGCCATGCCGTCGGTGGCGAGCTGCGCGCCCACCCCCTGGAGTGCACCGACGTGGGCTGGTTCGCGGAGGACGCCCTCCCCGAGCCCCTCGCCGGCGCCGAGCGGTGGGGTCCCCAGGCCTTCGCCGCCATCCGGGGTGAGCCGGTCGACGTGCTCTTCGACGCCCCCCGCAGCCCCATGTGGCGCGACGACGACCCCGCGGACCCCGATGTCTGACTAGGGGGCGTCGCCGAGCTGGTCGAGGACCGCGGCCACGATCGACAGGCGGCCGCCGGTGGCCTCCCACTGATCACCGATGGCGCGGTGGTCGGCGACCCCCGCCCCGTCCGGGGGGATCCCCAGGGCGTCGGTCGCCGCCGCGGCGAGCGGGGCGGGTTCCACCTCCTCGCCGTAGGCGGCGAACGCCTCGAGGCCGTCCCACAGCGAGGCAGGCTCGGCTGGCAGCTCGCCCCCGGTCGCCAGGGCGAGCGCGACGGTGGAGAAGACCTCATGGGTGGTCAGCGCCGGCGGGCGGGCGTAGCCGGGTGCCGGGTGGAGGCGCCACTCGAGGGTCATGCCGCCCGGCCCGTCGTCGCGCAGCCACACCTGGGAGCCGTTCACGTAGGCATCGACCGGCTCGCCGAAGCGATCGTCGAGCGCCAGGATGAGCGCGGAGGTGGTCCGCCACACGCAGGTCGGCACGAGATCGGTCATGGGGCCTCCAGAGCCCGCAGCGTAGTGTCGCCGTCCCCCGCCCCGGAGCGGTGGGTAGAGTCGCCCCCGTGCTCGCCGGCTTCACCCCCCGCTCGTGATCCGCGACAGCGCCATCGAGGTGGCCGAGTCGGTCCGCGCCGGTCGACGCCGTGCCGTGGAGGTGCTCGACGAGGCTCTGGCGGCGGTCGCCGAGGCCGACCCGGCGCTCAACGCCTGGGTCGTGGTCGATGAGGGTCTGGCCCGTCGGGCGGCGGAGGCGGTGGACGCC
Above is a genomic segment from Acidimicrobiales bacterium containing:
- a CDS encoding branched-chain amino acid ABC transporter permease; the encoded protein is MSAPRLLPPLLLAALSVLLLVAAPSHAQEEAPGDPAETDVGEAPQADTDGDDTDVDEVTSVGGTLRSGDDEPIAGVDITVSDLDGNEVGAATTADDGSWSIELPGGGRYVVTLDQETLPDDVTLRDPERDSVERNVRTGRETTAIFQFGEGARTGTATLDRIAQAALTGLRLGLIIAMASIGLSLIFGTSGLINFAHGELVTFGAVVAWYLNLQGPELHLLAAAAIAIVIAGGLGAGLEKGLWQPLRARKLGLFQLLVISIGLSLVLRHGIQLFFGGGRRRYTDFVIQERLSWGPLSITERDIWIMVISTVVLVAVAVCLQRTRMGKAMRAVSDNVDLAESSGIDVKRVLLFVWVAGAGLAASGGILLGTTESVSYLMGFRLLLLMFAAVILGGLGTAYGAMVGAIVIGLVTEISVVWFSPELKLVFALFALIIVLLVRPQGILGMKERLG
- the larE gene encoding ATP-dependent sacrificial sulfur transferase LarE → MPTDVTERIDALRDRLRELDRVVVAFSGGADSSLLAWVANDTLGPHRVHSVTAVSPSLAPEEEGDCAQLAREWGLRWTPVETDELANPAYAANDGERCYHCKAELMAVAGPIADDEGATVVLGVNVDDLGDHRPGQLAAAERGAAFPLVDAGFTKADVRAASRDLGLRTWDKPAAACLASRVPYGTAVTIGVLAEVAAAESALRSLGFLQLRVRHYGDLARLELPLDELDAVLARRVEVVDAVRSAGYRYVTLDLEGFRSGNLNATIGGPTR
- a CDS encoding NAD(P)/FAD-dependent oxidoreductase, translating into MTATTGPTTPDSAPIDKEALRQKYLHERDKRLRPDGNDQYLRITGQLAHYLDDPYTPVAERAPLTDHVTVAFIGGGFAGLVTGARLKEAGVDDVRIIEKGGDFGGTWYWNRYPGAQCDTASFVYMPLLEETGHMPSEKYARAPEILEHCQRIGKHYRLYDDALFHTEVEDLEWQEASSRWLIRTNRGDAFTAQFLAMGTGPLHVPKLPGIAGIATFGGHSFHTSRWDYDYTGGDPHGAPMERLADKRVAIIGTGATSIQCVPHLARACAELHVFQRTPSSVDVRDNRPTDPEWFAEIATPGWQQRWLENFTANQTGGLVEDDLVMDGWTDLARRIRERIMALPPEDMTPEKMIAAFEDSDFEKMEEIRSRVESIVEDPETAENLKAWYRQLCKRPCFHDEYLQAFNEPGTHLVDTDGKGVERITERGVVAAGREYEVDCIIYASGFEVGTEYTRRAGYDLTGRDGVKLSEHWADGMRTKHGIHVHGFPNAFIVQPTQGANLISNIPHNLTESGRTIATVVKQALDHGFDEVEVTEEAEQAWIDLLLTGGGRMLGSPDCTPGYYNNEGQDPGPAAKLNVGYPQGAMAFFRYIDEWRSSGDFEGLAFR
- a CDS encoding FAD-dependent oxidoreductase produces the protein MGERLVVIGGDAGGMAAASQARRLRGDLDIVALERGPHTSYSACGIPYLVGGEVGAVADLVVRTPQEHRDRSRIDVRTRHEAVGIDLGSRRVEVRDLERGRTFSLGFDHLMLGLGARPRRPPLPGIDGHSVHGVQTLADATALLSYAERTPCQDVVVVGGGYIGLEMAEAFARRGSAVVVVERGPQVMGTLDPDMGALVSAAMRSHGIEVRCGTIVEAFEDGVVHTGAGDLPADLVILGMGVEPNVELAADAGVALGDSGAIAVDRRQRTSAEGVWAAGDCCEVRHLVSGRSTHVALGTVANKAARVAGTNIGGGYATFDGVVGTAAVQVCATEVARTGLTEAEATRDGFEHHAVTVDSTTSAGYLPGASPITVKLVAEQGSGRLLGAQIVGKSGAAKRIDVVATALHARMTVEAMTQLDLAYAPPFSPVWDPVLIAARKAAQAVAEASSS
- a CDS encoding [protein-PII] uridylyltransferase, which produces MTPTGDPGDGGEGALSGREAVVADRSLRGRALCRALATETDRWVVGLFESACGGDPDGLALVAVGGYGRGELAPGSDLDLWLLDTGRSDVAEVAERLWYPIWDAGVKLGHAVRSPRHALALAGEDLETATASLSVRHLAGEVATSTGLAERALAQWRTHGSRWLARLADRVDERHLAAGEVAFLLEPDIKDGRGGLRDVHALVWAEAARRVLLEGDAGAVGAAEALLLDVRVELHRLTGRPSDVLLLERQDDVARALDLGDADALMSQVAAAARVVAWRSDETWARLRSAVTGPSGRAVRRERHAGPGVVVREGSAHITHEADVAGDASLALRVGAAAAAHGARIDRTTLDRLAGQAPVLTERWPDAARLALVELLGTGRAAIGVLEALDQRRILERVLPEWEPTRSKSQRNALHRFTVDRHLCEAAANAARLVSTVRRPDLLLVGAWLHDLGKGWPGDHTVVGMELMGTIADRMGFPPADVDVLVALVRHHLLLPDVATRRDLSDDDVIVAVADAVGSLEVLELLAALTEADALATGPSAWGPWKAELVGELVDRTAHVLRGGVAAERIGEGFPPPEVAELMKAGATVVQGVDLVLTVVAPDRPGTLSRVAGALSLGGVGVLAADAASDDAGMAASRFRVSPPPQGIDWDALTRDVELALQGRIALEARMAERLRTARRPARGASLLGAPTVRIDNTASGTSTVVEVRAPDAIGRLYRITRALADLDLDIRTARISTLGDEAVDTFYVRTATGSKVVDRDHLRELERAVLHQVSL
- a CDS encoding NUDIX hydrolase N-terminal domain-containing protein; the encoded protein is MDERPVSHRDLLRWSEALAGIARTGLGFTDNLYERERFEEVLKVAADMRTRAAGSGDPADLIAEWMKLVGKGVAGYVTPKTAVGAVVGNDDGEILLVQRADSGVWLYPTGWADVGYSAAEVAMKEVEEETGIECVPERLIAVLDGLRLGFTRIPLYSLVFHCHAVGGELRAHPLECTDVGWFAEDALPEPLAGAERWGPQAFAAIRGEPVDVLFDAPRSPMWRDDDPADPDV